A window of Glycine soja cultivar W05 chromosome 13, ASM419377v2, whole genome shotgun sequence genomic DNA:
TTAATGAAAAGATATGTCGCTTCTCCGATTTCCCTATAAACATGTCTTGGGATTATGTTTCAGAAACATTCAAAGGCATTCAAGTGTACAATAAGAACATTAGAGAAAAATCAACAATGAGGGGTAAATACAATaaccttattttattattttgatgttCAGATACCttgaactaaattaattttataatataaggaTCAACAGACTCAGAGTTACGTCTTTACTTTTGCTATGTAGAAAAAACAAAACGAAGTGTCTTTATGACGTGGGGATTAGATCAgcttttttgaattttatttaatagaaaaataacgATAAATTGGTAAAATGTGGCAAGCATTAGTGACAAAATAATTGCAACATGTGTTGAATTTAGATCAAACTTGTACGATTATTTGTTCTTTATTTATAACAACTTACAATGACTCTTACAATGAAGTATGTCTTTACAGTACTCTGCAATTATAAATTCAGCCATAATTCTAATTAATGTCCTGAAAATTTCGAATCAGAGTAGCAATGGTTTGATGTTTGAAAAGAAGATGTGTTAACGAACTTGAACCGAATATCTTTTCTTGCTTGAAATTAAGGCATTCTTATTATCTTTCAATTTTCCCCCCAAAAAAGTAAACCACATGAAGTGTAAGTTTATGGTGAAATTGTTGTTTAGTGTGGGGTTTGAAAGATGGATTATCCATGTCTTGGCAGTTCCCTAATCCAAATCGAGCCTCGCCTTCACACCTCCACCGTTAGGTATGGCAATCCGTTGTCACGTCTTATGTTATTTGGATGCTAGCAACATATTTGGATCCTATCTATCTGAATTGCAAAAATTCTGTCATTTTAGCTTAGACTATATAAAGTTTTGTCAAATCATCAAAAGATTAACTTCGTTACACATTTCTTTATGCGTTTGGGATCCACTTGTACATTAGTAGTACATTTTAGCGTCGCTTCAAAAAATTGAGCAACAAATAACGCAATTCTATATGGTGTGAACGTATTAATTGATTCTTACATGAATGTTGTGACTTCTACGATGTAAAgtccacttttctttttttgttttggtagcaACCCCGATTTTCTCTATAGCCAGAGTAGCATCACATGCCACTTTCCAGTTTTTTATACTTGAGTTGTAAAATCGGCATTATTATTTAACGAATCTTGAAGTGAAAGTCGAACATGCTTATTCAGAAGAGGCGATTCTTATTCAGAAATAGCAATAATTGGATGTAGAATGACCTTATCTTCCTTGGAAGGGAGAAAATTATAAAGGAATCCATTCTTCCATAGCACACTAGAAGGCCTTctgtttaaaaaatttcaattcaatatTTTTCCAAGTTAACGAGAATATTCTTATGAGTCCCAACTATTATATTTGTGATAGATTTTAACCTCATCCTGCTATTAGTATTATATCTACATAACAAGGTACTTTATGACCCTCTAAATTATGTTGTGCGTGacaaaaataatgaagattATGTGCTAACCTCACAAAGTTTGATAGTGAAATAGGGGAAACAGTTATACGGAAATGTTGCCACTTCATCCATCAGAAAAGAGAAGTCAGTTAGTGTCCTCTCAAAGTTTCATTGATGTTAAAGTGATGAGTGAAGCTCTTCTTTGTGGAGATTGGCAAATAGACCAATAGCCTTTCCTACCAAAtggaagtaaaaaagaaaaacaaaaacaaaaacaaaagaagaaaaggtaCCTTTGTTTACTAAATTTGAAGGGGAGCTTCATTTTTGGCTTACATAGCAAGATAACTCAAATACGAGCCCACCACCTTTGCTTATAGCCCAAAGCACCCAACTACAACACTTAATTGTCACCAGAGAGAGAAATAGAGTCTAATCAGTTTTCCTATTGCCACTCTTAATAAAGGCTTTTTATGCTTCTCCAACAAGAATTGGACATGAGGTTGGCCGTTGGCCTCACACCCCTAACTGAATTTAATCATGGTCTTCCTTACTTACACTACTTATTCTTAAGCTGAGAATGCATTCATTCATCCGTGTGTGACAAGAACTAGCAGAGCATATAATTCCATTTCTCTGCTCACTCTCACAACAGTGACTGAACCTGTTAGCCAAAGTTTCATTTGAAAATGGTACTTCCCTGCCCTGCCCAAATACTAGTTGGCCTCTCCTTAGACCCAGATGACAGCAAGGAGCTTCTCTCATGGGCAATAAGAGTTCTAGCCAATCCAAATGACACCATTGTGGCTGTGCATGTTCTTGGTTAGTCACTATTTTTCTAcccaaattgaaaattttcaactCATTTAGTCTTTAATTAGTTATTACTTATTACCTGCATTATCACTTATTCTATTCAATGTTTTTTTCAATAAACATAAGATTCTAAATTCATGATTGACGATTTCGCATAGATCAAACCATCTATATGCTCATGCTGTGAACGTTTAGTGTTGTAATAGCCTGCAAGTTTGTTAAATTACAGTTGCTGCGGATAAGAAGAAGCGTGTCTCAGTCAGAAGAAGGCAATCACAACTTAGGCAGGCAAAAGCATATGTTATATCTGTGCTTGGAGAATTTGCACAGTCCAGTTGGTCTAAGCAGGTAATTCACCAGAATCAAATATATGATTATAAATGTTCCTATCTATAAAcgcagcaattttttttatattcttatataaCGGTTAGACTACAACATGCTTGCTACTAAAGTCTAGAACCAAATAAATGCTCatgaaaaaaacattatcaGGTTAATTTGGAGGCCAGGGTGGCACTCAATTCCACAGTTGGTGAAGGTTTAGTGGAGGAAGTCAAGTCCATCAATGCTGACTATCTTCTTATCCGTGGCTCAAGAAACCGAACAAATAAGTACGAACTAAGTGATGTAATAAGTAATAAcagttattattttctttatgaacatcaTGCACGACAAAcctgatttatttttatttttttcttagaattGGAACTTCTAAAGGAATCACCAAGTATTGCTTTGAGCATGCACATGATGGGTGTACAATGGTCTCAGTTGGGAGACGTACAAAGGCAGATCAAAATGCCAATTCAAACTCAACACGTTTTCAAGGTAATTCAATTCTCAGAAACAAAGtaacaaaatacaaattacAATGGATAACAAGTCCCTTAAATAAGAGATACCTTGTATCTTTTCACTAGCAGATAAAAAACAACCAAGTTCAAGATGGTTTAAGAAGAATAACCAATATGGCAAGGGTGCCTCCCCTATTCTGGAGGATTATATATCAGGAACCAAGGCTCAGAACCGTTCACCAAGAACAGTACTAGATGGTCTAGAGGGACAATCGAACAGCACTGAAGATGATACTTTTAGCACTAGGGTCTCAAGCACCACAAATACCCCATCATCGGATTCTAAGAGGCGATCCAAGATAAGAAAACCACAGTTCCCATTCAGGTTCATAGTCTCATTCCTTGCTTCACCATTTAGAAGCAAAAACTTTAGCATATCCAAAAATGAAAAGCGTCAGCCTTTGTTGAAGTGCTTCAGCTATGAACAGATTTCCAATGCTACCAAAGACTTCCACCAAGGTATGTTAGTTTTTttggacaaaacttagatacatTTTCTGAAGTATCTTTAGTGTCATTCTCCAATCAGAATTAGACTGTGACTTCAATAATTTGTGTTAACCTTTAATGCAAGCCTTTATTACATGAACTGCTAAGATGATAGTCCAATTCTGATAGGAGAACAACACTTAAAACACTTAAAGAGtcctaatttcttttttctttttcatgttttaaaCAACAGATAATTTGGTTGGACGAGGTGGGTACTCGGAAGTATACAAAGGTGATCTTTCAGATGGACGAACCATTGCTGTGAAGAGGTTGGCCAAGGACAACAAGGATCCTAACAAGGAAAAAGAGTTCCTTATGGAATTGGGTGTTATTGGACACGTCTGCCATCCTAATACTGCAACTTTAGTGGGCTGCTGCATTGAAAATGGGCTTTATCTGATTTTCAATTACTCTCAAAATGGAAATTTGGCAACTGCACTGCATGGTAAAAGAGCCTCGTATTCCAAttccttattttatttcatttttcagcAAAGTATTGTTTGTTATTGAAATCATTATCAGGTAAAGCTGGAGATCCACTAGACTGGCCAATCAGATACAAAATTGCCATTGGTGTTGCAAGGGGCCTTCATTATCTTCATAAATGTTGCAAACACCGAATAATTCACCGTGACATCAAAGCTTCTAATGTTCTTCTGGGTCCTGATTATGAACCACAGGTATATTTAAATAGAATAGTAATCAAATCCAAACATTTGGAGTTGGTAgaaacaacattgttttcaCGTGATTCAATTCAATCAACTTACACTTTAACTTTTTGAACGTCTATATTTAGATTACCGATTTTGGGCTTGCAAAGTGGCTTCCTAACAAGTGGACTCACCATGCTGTGATCCCCGTGGAGGGCACATTTGGATACTTAGCACCAGAGTACTTTATGCATGGAATCGTGGATGAGAAAACAGATGTTTTTGCATTTGGAATTCTACTTTTGGAGATTGTAACTGGACGGAGACCTGTTGATTCTTCAAAGCAAAACCTTCTCCTATGGGTAATCATACCTTTCATTCCCTTATAGAGAGTGTCACAATTCACAAATGTTGTTGATTAACAAATTAGGAAGAGTATGCACATTCTTCCAGAAAATTTTAGCAATGCAAATATAGATGGTAGGGACACATTTGTCCAGCTGGAAAGGAATAATATGACAACTTTTGTAGAGATTATTGTGAGAATTTTATGTTATTAGGGACTAATGTGTCACATGCTAAATTTTTAAGGAATGAATGTGGGAATTTACTCCATTTAAGAATTATTACCAAACGATAAACATACCTGTATAAATTGGTTAAGCAAGACATTAATATACTTTTGCAATATATAGGCAAAGCCTCTGATGGAATCAGGGAATATTGCTGAGCTAGCTGATCCAAGATTGGAAGGCAAGTATGATGGAGAGCAACTCTATAGGGTAGTGCTAACGGCTTCATACTGTGTGAGACAAACTGCCACGTGGCGTCCCCCAATGAGTGAGGTGAATGAACAATAATAGTCATGTATGAGTTTCTCATTCACCTAAATGAAGTTtctcatttcttttcttcttttttgatttACACAGGTATTAGAGCTGCTAACTAGTGGCCAAGAGAGTGAGGTTGGAAAGAGCTGGAGGATCCCAAAGTTCACTTCTGATGAATTGGATGATTACTCCATGGTTTTCGGATATGATGTACCCTCAGACGTATCTTTGGAGGATTATCTGTGAGAATGAAATGTAGGGTTcagtttcaattttcttttccatACTCTATATCTTAGGTTTGTGGTAGGAGTGAAGTAATAAGCATTAGATCAGAGGCTTGTTCTTTATTTGCGTAACTTATCATATGACTctcttttttgttgtttattttgtaCACCTTAGTCTAGTCTGTCTTGGTTGAGCAAATACgaacttttctatttttttggagtTGAAGGGGaggattataatttttatgaagaTTTTAGGGAAATATTGTTAATACGAAAGACATTCTTGTCTGTGCCAAGTTGTTggtataaaaaatttagtttgtCTTTGTTTTGATGTATGCTATTTGTCTGAAAAAAGCATTCAGTGGAGGTTTGAAACTTGGAATAGATTGGCAAATGAAAACAGACCACATAATTTTTGTACAGTTGTCTTTCCTAATATCCAGCGTTTCGCTAAATATATATACAGTTGTCATCctgtttatttataataaaagcaTGATCACGTCTACCTTAGATCttgttgtaagaaaaaaaaaaatcacaaaagacAGAATATTTAGAACGAGAAAACGGGATTTGTTATCGAATACAAACATGAAATTGTTGTTAGGTCCTGTAAAAGTATAagttaagagtttaattttcttatgcatttttatttaattaatcataatgttagatatgattttaaaaataattccctttatatatatattagaatatttattttaaacgaaGGCAAttctagaaattattttttaataaggatatttataagatttttttagatGTTTTTATCAACatcttatatttcttaatatatcattttcatctttatttttaaattaaatttgtatacttttttaaaaaaaatgtattaataattaaaaataacattttatctcaatatagattatttattataaatctgaaatataatttatatgtttaaaatattttttattttaaatttaaattataatatagcttattaatttaaaaatatttttattataaattttagttatataaaataaatatttatttttatattacacaagttaaaatattaattattataaaactcaATAAATTTAACATACATAACATTCAATCATTATAggacaatgtaattttttttcctccggtatatttaattcaaattcataaattaaaactattttttatatttcttgggCCATAGACATTCATTTCTTATTTACGTCCAGTTATGTGGTCACTGTATTGGGCTCAAGGTCATTGTGTTGGGCTCAACcaaaagatagagaaaaaagctaaagcaaaaaataaaacaataaacgATTTTTGGTTTGCAGCTTTGCACTTTGAGCGAAAATTTTAAGATGAAAGTCCATTCATTTGGCAACGGTAAGGAAGTTGAAAGGccgttattattaatttataaatttttttaaaaaaaaagaggacgtgatttattttcttttaaatactaataaaatactctttttttaaatactaataaaatacTCTGTAAGTTTAATGATTAAATTGTAAAGGgttaaactgttttttttttcttaaccctTGGTTTTATCAAAGGAAAAtcttaacaatatttttagtaaCATTACAAAGTATTCTTAGTCTCTTACACACTTCAAATTTGAGACTAATAAGTAATCTCATTTTAGGGGGACGAATTTTCAACAACTAATTTATATTCATCTTATATttctcaccaaaaaaaaaaagcatcttATCCATTCGACAGTATAAAAATCATGTCAACCGTACAAATACCTTCGGGACACCTTTAAATTGGTTTGTTTTTTCCAAAATGAAAGAGTAATTTAACATTATTCACTAGTAATTTCAATTCATacaatttactttatttattaaattagagtataatttttttaaaatataactaaaccTCTTAGTTTATTTTTTCCTCAAAGACACGAGTCACTCTTAATGTTTTCTTTCCAATTTTAAACTTACGTTATTATACACCCATTATGAAtacttttaatctatatttttaaggttctatttaaataattaaccatatttataattataaaattttcatcttaattttaattttattttctatattatttaaaaatttaaatatacgtgaaaaaaatgtataagattttttttttgtccaccTATGAGATAATTGGTCAGTGTACctataaatgaaaataacttcGGCCAACTTAAACTCAAGccagcaaataaataaataaaatgcaagagagcataaaacaaagaaaaggaaaggacCACATCTAACATCTACCTTTAAGTTTGGATTTTAGTCCACCCCTTCTTCACACAGTAACATTGGAAACCGAATTGAAAGCACAAGGAAATCAATAACACATAAAGAAGGTTGAAAATGAAGGTGCCTTGAATCCAAACACAATCCCTTGAATCCATGTCCCTCAATGGAAAAGTAACTTTCTTCAATCCTCACCAAGGAAATAACCATTCCAAAATGAGATCAAACAATTACATGAAAGAGGAGGAGACCAATAGACCAAGCCCTAACaagttatatattttactaGATTTGTGGAGTCCCAACTCCCGAATCAAGATGTGGATAAGTTACATGTTGCTGTCGGGAATTACTTACTATGCatctatattttgtttt
This region includes:
- the LOC114382806 gene encoding probable receptor-like serine/threonine-protein kinase At5g57670 isoform X1, translating into MVLPCPAQILVGLSLDPDDSKELLSWAIRVLANPNDTIVAVHVLVAADKKKRVSVRRRQSQLRQAKAYVISVLGEFAQSSWSKQVNLEARVALNSTVGEGLVEEVKSINADYLLIRGSRNRTNKIGTSKGITKYCFEHAHDGCTMVSVGRRTKADQNANSNSTRFQADKKQPSSRWFKKNNQYGKGASPILEDYISGTKAQNRSPRTVLDGLEGQSNSTEDDTFSTRVSSTTNTPSSDSKRRSKIRKPQFPFRFIVSFLASPFRSKNFSISKNEKRQPLLKCFSYEQISNATKDFHQDNLVGRGGYSEVYKGDLSDGRTIAVKRLAKDNKDPNKEKEFLMELGVIGHVCHPNTATLVGCCIENGLYLIFNYSQNGNLATALHGKAGDPLDWPIRYKIAIGVARGLHYLHKCCKHRIIHRDIKASNVLLGPDYEPQITDFGLAKWLPNKWTHHAVIPVEGTFGYLAPEYFMHGIVDEKTDVFAFGILLLEIVTGRRPVDSSKQNLLLWAKPLMESGNIAELADPRLEGKYDGEQLYRVVLTASYCVRQTATWRPPMSEVLELLTSGQESEVGKSWRIPKFTSDELDDYSMVFGYDVPSDVSLEDYL
- the LOC114382806 gene encoding probable receptor-like serine/threonine-protein kinase At5g57670 isoform X2 translates to MVLPCPAQILVGLSLDPDDSKELLSWAIRVLANPNDTIVAVHVLVAADKKKRVSVRRRQSQLRQAKAYVISVLGEFAQSSWSKQVNLEARVALNSTVGEGLVEEVKSINADYLLIRGSRNRTNKIGTSKGITKYCFEHAHDGCTMVSVGRRTKADQNANSNSTRFQDKKQPSSRWFKKNNQYGKGASPILEDYISGTKAQNRSPRTVLDGLEGQSNSTEDDTFSTRVSSTTNTPSSDSKRRSKIRKPQFPFRFIVSFLASPFRSKNFSISKNEKRQPLLKCFSYEQISNATKDFHQDNLVGRGGYSEVYKGDLSDGRTIAVKRLAKDNKDPNKEKEFLMELGVIGHVCHPNTATLVGCCIENGLYLIFNYSQNGNLATALHGKAGDPLDWPIRYKIAIGVARGLHYLHKCCKHRIIHRDIKASNVLLGPDYEPQITDFGLAKWLPNKWTHHAVIPVEGTFGYLAPEYFMHGIVDEKTDVFAFGILLLEIVTGRRPVDSSKQNLLLWAKPLMESGNIAELADPRLEGKYDGEQLYRVVLTASYCVRQTATWRPPMSEVLELLTSGQESEVGKSWRIPKFTSDELDDYSMVFGYDVPSDVSLEDYL